The genomic DNA GCCTCACCGGTCCGCGCACCGCACTGTCCCCGCACAGCGACTTCGCCATCGGCGACCCCGGTTCGGCGATCGGCGCGGCGACCTTCGAGCCGCTCGTCGCGGCGATCGAGCGCCTCATCGAGAGCGGGCACGTGCGGCCGGATCCGCCGCGCGAGGTGGCGACGCGCCTGTGGGCGCTGGTGCACGGAACGGTGCTGCTGGAGATCGCCGGATTCCTCGGCTCCGCGGAGCACAGCAGTCTGCCGGTGATTCTCGGCCCGGCGACCATCGACTTCCTGGTGGGCATGGGCTGCCCGCGCAAGCGCGCCGAGCGGTCGATGGCGCGGGTGCGCAAGGCGGTCGGAAATCGCTGAGGCTCAGCCGATGTCGACGGGATCGATCTGAACCCGCAGCGGGGCGTCGGAGCGGTGCGTGCTGCGGACGGCCTGGGCGGCGGCGAGGGCGCGGGACAGGGCGGCGCCGCAGGCCCGGTCGGCGCGCAGGATCATGCGCTCGACCACGGCGGGAGAATCGCCGGAGGAGAAGGGCTTTCGGGCGCCCGGGGGTAGCGGGACCGGGCCGAGGATCTCGATATCGGCGGGAAGCTTTGCCTCGCCGAGCAATTCGGCGATGGAGTCGGTGGTGCCGTCGACCGCGGCGAGGCGGACGGCGGGCGGGAAGCGCACCTCGGTGCGAGCGGCGAGCTCGAAACCGGCGTGGCCCACCGGATCCCAGCGCACCAGGGCCTGCACGGTGGGCAGCGACGGTTCGGCCATCACGATCACCTGCCCGGTCGGGCGGACCAGGGCCGCCGCGGACATCCAGCGCCGCAGGGTGTCCTCGGCGGCGCGCAGGTCGGCGCGGCTCAGCAGCGCCCAGCCGTCCAGCAGCAGCGCCACCGCGTATCCGCTCGGGGCCACCGGTTCCGCCCCGATCGTCGCGACCACCACCTGCGGCCCCTCCGGCACGGCATCGAGCACGGCCGCGCCCCCGGACCCGCGAATCGGCACGCCCGGAAAGGCCCGGCCCAGTTCCTCCGCCGTCCGCGCCGCGCCGATCACCACCGCCCGCAGTGCCCGCGACCCACACGACCCGCACCGAAACGCCGCCTCGGTCTTCCCGCACCACCGGCAACTCGGACTGTGCGCCACGTCCCCGGAACCGCTGCGCGACCACGCGACCCCGACCTCCCGCGCCGAGGCCCGGCGAGTCTGCCATTCGCCCGCCCGCGAGCCGCGCGAATCTCTCACTGCCGCATCGGAACCCGATCCGGTCGCGGCCACGGCAGCCGGGTCGGAGCGCTGACGCCGAGCGGTCCCGGTACCGCCGATGGTGTTGTCCGGCAAGGACAGTGGGCCGTTGCAGTGGCGGCAGCGGGCGGGGGTGCGGCATTTGGCGCAGGCGAGGGCGGGAACGTAACCGCGGCGGGGCACCTGGACGAGCACCGACTCGCCCGCGGCGAGCGCCTTGCGCGCCGCGGTGAAGGCAACGGCCGGAATGCGCACGGCCCGCGCCACCGGATCCCGTTCCAGCGCAACATCACTGTCGCCCGGCGCACTGATCCGAGGCGCGTATTCTCGCACCACCGCCCGGTCGGCGACCAGGTCATGGGCCCATCCCGAGTCCACGACGGCCTGAATCTCCGCCGTCCGCGCGAACCCCCCGGCGACGAACGCCGCCCCGGTCTCGTGCGCCCGCAGCATCGCCACCTCGCGCGCATGCGGATACGGCGCCCGCGGCTCGGCGTAGGTATCGTCCCCATCGTCCCAGATCGCGATCAACCCGAGATCCGTTGCGGGCGCGAAGATCGCGCTCCGCGTGCCCACGACGATCCGCGCGCTCCCCCGCAATGCCGCCAGCCATCGCCGATACCGCGCCGCGGGCCCCAATCCCGCCGACAGCCCGACCGCCCGCTCCCCCACCAAGTCCACACAGGCCCCCAGCACCCGATCCAGATCCCGCTGATCCGGCACCATGATCACCGCACTGCGCCCGCCCCCCACCGTCACCGCCGCCAGCTCCGCCAGCCGCCGCGCCCACTGCTCCCCCGGCACCGCCTGCCAGGCCGCCCGCGGCCCCCGGCCCGCCGCCAGCGCCTCGAGGAACGACGCCCCGTGCCGATACCGCCGCTCCCACTCCAGAAACCGCGAAACCACCTCGGCGCCAGCGGAATCCGGCACTGCCGAGGCGGTCTCTGCCGGGCTCTTCGTCGAACCGGGTTGTTCTGCTTCGGTTTTCGCATGGCGTGGCGGGATGGCCAGCCGGAGGACGTCGGCGCGGGTGCCCGCGTAACGGGTGGCTACGGCGGTGGCGAGGCGCAGGATTTCGGGGGTGAGGACGCGCTCGGCGGAGACCACGCGCTCGAGCCGCATGAGTTTACCGGTGTGGTCGGACTTCTCGAGGCGGTCCAGGACGAAGCCGTCGACGAGGCGGCCCGAGAAACGAACGCGGACGCGAACGCCCGGTTGGGCGATCGCGTCCAGTTCCGCGGGGACGAGGTAGTCGAAGTCCCGGTCGAGGTGGGCCGGTTCCAGCAGCGGCAGCACTCTCGCGATGGGGAGTGCCACCGCCGCCGGGACCGCAGCGGTGTCGGCCAATTACAGCCCGGCGGCCGCGCGCAGCTTCTCGGCGCGGTCGGTACGCTCCCAGGGCAGATCGACATCGGTGCGGCCGAAGTGCCCGTAGGCGGCGGTCGGCCCGTAGATCGGGCGCAGCAGATCCAGGTCGCGGATGATCGCGCCCGGACGCAGGTCGAACACCTCGCCGAGGGCCGCGGAGATCTTGGTCGGATCGATCTTCTCGGTGCCGAAGGTCTCCACGAACAGGCCGACCGGGGCCGCCTTGCCGATGGCGTAGGCCACCTGCACCTCGACCCGGTCCGCCAGCTCGGCGGCGACCACGTTCTTGGCGACCCAGCGCATGGCGTAGGCGGCCGAGCGGTCGACCTTCGACGGATCCTTGCCGGAGAACGCGCCGCCACCGTGGCGGGCCATGCCGCCGTAGGTGTCGACGATGATCTTGCGGCCGGTCAGGCCCGCGTCACCCATCGGGCCGCCGAGCACGAACTTGCCGGTCGGATTGACCAGCAGGCGGATATCGGAGGTGTCCAGCGGGTCGGGCAGTTCCAGATCGGCCAGCACCGCGTCCACGACCTTCTCGCGGATGTCGGGGGCGAGCAGGTTGTCCAGGTCGATGTCGGCGGCGTGCTGGGTGGACAGCACCACGGTGTCCAGCCGGACCGGGCGGTCGCCCTCGTACTCGATGGTGACCTGGGTCTTGCCGTCCGGACGCAGGTAGGGCAGCACCCCGGACTTGCGGACCTCGGTCAGCCGCCGCGACAGCCGGTGCGCCAGCGCGATGGGCAGCGGCATGAGCTCCGGGGTCTCCCGGGTGGCGTAGCCGAACATCAGGCCCTGGTCGCCGGCGCCCTGGCGGGCGATCTCGTCGTCGGAGCCGCCGACGCGGGCCTCGTGCGAGTGGTCGACACCCTGCGCGATGTCCGGCGACTGGGCGCCGATGGCCACGTTCACACCACACGACGCGCCGTCGAAGCCCTTGGCCGACGAGTCGTAACCGATCTCGAGCACCTTCTCACGCACGATGGTGGGGATGTCCGCGTAGGCCGAGGTGGTGACCTCGCCCGCGACGTGCACCTGACCGGTGGTCACCATGGTCTCCACCGCGACCCGGCTGCGCGGGTCCTGCGTGAGCAATGCGTCGAGAATGGAATCGCTGATCGCATCACAGATCTTGTCCGGATGACCCTCGGTCACGGACTCACTAGTGAATAGGCGGCTACCAGTGCGCACAGTTCTTCCCTCTCCCTCAACGGGTCTCATCAGGATTGCGACAGTAGCGAGTGCACGCCACCGCACAACCCTTTGTCTCAGACTATTCCAAACCACCGACGCGGTGCGGTCGCAGCAACGACCCGAAAGGGCCGCCACCAGCCACTACCGCCTCCACAGGGCTCCGTTTTGGCAGTCGGTGCAAACTAGCGTGCAATGCAATTGTGCACTGTCCGCGTACGTGCATGCTAGGCCGAAACCGATTGTCGCTCAGCGCAGCAGCGGCCCCAGCGCATCCAGCACCCGGCTGGCCAGCAGCGCCTTCGATCCGTGATCGAGGGCCTGTTCGGCGCCGTCGGCCCCCAGTAGCCAGCCGTCGTTGTTGTCCACCTCGAAGGCCCGACCCTCGCCGACGGCGTTGACCACCAGCAGGTCACAGCCCTTCCGCTTGAGTTTGGCCCGGGCGTAGGACAGCACGTCGCCGCGTTCGTCGCCGGTCTCCGCGGCGAATCCGACGATCGCCAGATCGGGCAGCCGACCGTCGCGGCGCGCCTGCACCAGCCCGGCGAGGATGTCGCGGTTCTTGGTGAGATCGATCGAATCCGGTTCGCCCGCACCCTTTTTGATCTTCGCGGCGGCGACGTTGGCGGGACGGAAGTCGGCCACCGCGGCGGCCATGATCACCGCGTCGGCGCCGACGGCGTGCTTGTCGACCGCGGTGCCCATCTGCTCGGCGGTGGTGACGTGTACCACCTCGACCGCGGCCGGGGGCTCGAGGCCGATGGTGTTGCCTGCGATCAAGGTCACATGGGCGCCGCGCTGGGCGGCCAGCCGGGCCATCGCGTAGCCCTGCTTGCCGGAGCTGCGGTTGCCGAGGAAGCGCACCGGGTCCAGCGGCTCGCGGGTGCCGCCCGCGGAGACCACGATGCGACGGCCCTCGAGATCGCGCGGCACCGCGTCGGCGCGCTCGAGCAGCAGCGAGGCCAGCGCGAAGATCTCCTCCGGCTCGGGCAGCCGCCCCGGGCCGGTGTCGGCGCCGGTCAGCCTGCCCGCGGCCGGTTCCATCACGATGGACCCGTGCGCGCGCAGCGTCGCCACGTTGGCGACGGTGGCCGCGTGCTCCCACATCTCGGTGTGCATGGCCGGGGCGAACAGCACCGGACATCGGGCCGTGAGCAGGGTGGCGGTGAGCAGGTCGTCGGCGCGGCCCATCGCGGCGCGCGCCATCAGGTCGGCGGTCGCGGGGGCGATCACCACGAGGTCGGCCTCCTGGCCGAGCCGCACGTGCGGCACCTCGGGCACATCGGCGAACACGCCGGTGTGCACCGGATTGCCCGACAGCGCCTCGAAGGTCGCCTTCCCGACGAACTGCAGCGCCGACTCGGTGGGAATCACCCGGACGTCGTGCCCGGTCTCGGTGAACTTGCGAACGAGCGAGCACGCCTTGTAGGCGGCGATTCCGCCGCCCACACCGACAACGATCCGCATCTGTCTACGCCTCTTCGGTCCGGGTGGTGAGCGGCGAGGCTAGGTCCGCGCCGCCCGCAGGTCACTCGCCTTCGGAATGCTCGAGCAGGTCGGAATGGATCTCGCGCATCGCCACCGACAGCGGCTTCTCCTGCAGGCCGGGCTCGACCAGCGGGCCCACGTACTCGAGGATGCCGTCGCCGAGCTGGTTGTAGTAGTCGTTGATCTGGCGCGCCCGCTTGGCCGCGTAGATGACCAGTGCGTACTTGGACGACGTGCGCTCGAGCAACTCGTCGATCGGCGGGTTGGTGAGGCCGACCGGGGTGTCGTACGCGGGCGCGGCGGTCTTGATGTCGCTCACTGGTGAGGCTCCTGCGGGTCGTTGGTGGAAAAGCGGGGCGGAATCGACGATTCGAACGCCCTTATCTCGATTTTGTGCTAATGAACAACGATA from Nocardia terpenica includes the following:
- a CDS encoding TetR/AcrR family transcriptional regulator, translating into MREQLVDAGLRLLEEDGPEALQTRRVAAAVGASTMAVYTHFDGMTGLMEAIAAEAFARFGTALEAVRPSDDPIADVLLLGYAYRGYALASPQRYRLMFGLTGPRTALSPHSDFAIGDPGSAIGAATFEPLVAAIERLIESGHVRPDPPREVATRLWALVHGTVLLEIAGFLGSAEHSSLPVILGPATIDFLVGMGCPRKRAERSMARVRKAVGNR
- a CDS encoding primosomal protein N', with protein sequence MALPIARVLPLLEPAHLDRDFDYLVPAELDAIAQPGVRVRVRFSGRLVDGFVLDRLEKSDHTGKLMRLERVVSAERVLTPEILRLATAVATRYAGTRADVLRLAIPPRHAKTEAEQPGSTKSPAETASAVPDSAGAEVVSRFLEWERRYRHGASFLEALAAGRGPRAAWQAVPGEQWARRLAELAAVTVGGGRSAVIMVPDQRDLDRVLGACVDLVGERAVGLSAGLGPAARYRRWLAALRGSARIVVGTRSAIFAPATDLGLIAIWDDGDDTYAEPRAPYPHAREVAMLRAHETGAAFVAGGFARTAEIQAVVDSGWAHDLVADRAVVREYAPRISAPGDSDVALERDPVARAVRIPAVAFTAARKALAAGESVLVQVPRRGYVPALACAKCRTPARCRHCNGPLSLPDNTIGGTGTARRQRSDPAAVAATGSGSDAAVRDSRGSRAGEWQTRRASAREVGVAWSRSGSGDVAHSPSCRWCGKTEAAFRCGSCGSRALRAVVIGAARTAEELGRAFPGVPIRGSGGAAVLDAVPEGPQVVVATIGAEPVAPSGYAVALLLDGWALLSRADLRAAEDTLRRWMSAAALVRPTGQVIVMAEPSLPTVQALVRWDPVGHAGFELAARTEVRFPPAVRLAAVDGTTDSIAELLGEAKLPADIEILGPVPLPPGARKPFSSGDSPAVVERMILRADRACGAALSRALAAAQAVRSTHRSDAPLRVQIDPVDIG
- the metK gene encoding methionine adenosyltransferase; translation: MRPVEGEGRTVRTGSRLFTSESVTEGHPDKICDAISDSILDALLTQDPRSRVAVETMVTTGQVHVAGEVTTSAYADIPTIVREKVLEIGYDSSAKGFDGASCGVNVAIGAQSPDIAQGVDHSHEARVGGSDDEIARQGAGDQGLMFGYATRETPELMPLPIALAHRLSRRLTEVRKSGVLPYLRPDGKTQVTIEYEGDRPVRLDTVVLSTQHAADIDLDNLLAPDIREKVVDAVLADLELPDPLDTSDIRLLVNPTGKFVLGGPMGDAGLTGRKIIVDTYGGMARHGGGAFSGKDPSKVDRSAAYAMRWVAKNVVAAELADRVEVQVAYAIGKAAPVGLFVETFGTEKIDPTKISAALGEVFDLRPGAIIRDLDLLRPIYGPTAAYGHFGRTDVDLPWERTDRAEKLRAAAGL
- the coaBC gene encoding bifunctional phosphopantothenoylcysteine decarboxylase/phosphopantothenate--cysteine ligase CoaBC, whose product is MRIVVGVGGGIAAYKACSLVRKFTETGHDVRVIPTESALQFVGKATFEALSGNPVHTGVFADVPEVPHVRLGQEADLVVIAPATADLMARAAMGRADDLLTATLLTARCPVLFAPAMHTEMWEHAATVANVATLRAHGSIVMEPAAGRLTGADTGPGRLPEPEEIFALASLLLERADAVPRDLEGRRIVVSAGGTREPLDPVRFLGNRSSGKQGYAMARLAAQRGAHVTLIAGNTIGLEPPAAVEVVHVTTAEQMGTAVDKHAVGADAVIMAAAVADFRPANVAAAKIKKGAGEPDSIDLTKNRDILAGLVQARRDGRLPDLAIVGFAAETGDERGDVLSYARAKLKRKGCDLLVVNAVGEGRAFEVDNNDGWLLGADGAEQALDHGSKALLASRVLDALGPLLR
- the rpoZ gene encoding DNA-directed RNA polymerase subunit omega, giving the protein MSDIKTAAPAYDTPVGLTNPPIDELLERTSSKYALVIYAAKRARQINDYYNQLGDGILEYVGPLVEPGLQEKPLSVAMREIHSDLLEHSEGE